The [Clostridium] scindens ATCC 35704 nucleotide sequence CCTCAATACCGCCGGCTTCCCACGTAGATACCGCGTGGAGGAATTCAGGGCAGATGAGATAGATTTCCCGGAAGACGTCAGCTTCCAAAGCCTGTTAGACCTGGAGTTTTATCATACAGGAAAAAATGTCATCATGTATGGAGGAACAGGAACCGGTAAAACAATGCTTTCCATTCTGATTGGAATGTCTGCATGTAATCAGGAAATTCCGGTAAGATTCTACCGCACTGCCGGACTTATCAATCTCTTTTCCGAGAGTCAGAGCAGCGGAAAGCTTACTGCACTGAAAAAGAAGCTTAACAGTGCCCGGATACTGATTCTGGATGAATTCGGATATGTTCCGTATGACCGCACCGGTTCACAGCTTCTGTTTGATTATCTTTCTGAGATACACGAGCAGAAATCGGTGATTTTAAACACGAATCTTGAATTCTCACAGTGGGTGAACGTTCTTTATGACCAACGGATGACAACAGCACTGATTGGCAGGCTCACCCACCATGTGGAACTGATTCTGTTCCCGGGGATCAATAATCGGTTACGTGAATCAAGCATCAATGCAACTCTTTCAAGAATCAGCAGTCAGGAGGCAGGTAACAATGGCTAAAAATAAAAAAGTTATCAAAGAACAGAAAAAATATCAAAACCTTCAGGAACGCTATGAGGAGATGAATGATTATCTTCTTGATCTCATAGAAGATCACCGATGCGCAGAAGAAGATCTGAGATATCTAAATGATTTTATCCATTATAAAGAGCTGGATGAGGAGTTCCGCTATTTCAGGGAACATGCACATGAAGATGAAAACTCGGAACTTCCGTTTCCATATCTCACGCTATAACAACTAAATATGGTCTGCAATGGCTATGTAGCTGGCAGAATAGCTGCCAGCCGAGGCCTTGCAACTTTCTCCAATTTGGAGATGCAACATTCTCCAAAAATATTTTGCATTTTTCTCCAAAAAGTGCTTGCAAAAAACAGGCTTGCGGATTGTCCTGTGATTGCTGTCCCTACAAGCGTCGGATATGGTGCCTCATTCGGAGGACTCTCTGCTCTTTTATCCATGCTGAATTCCTGTGCAAGCGGCGTGTCTGTGGTAAATATTGACAACGGCTTTGGGGCAGGATATTTAGCGAGCATGATCAATCATATGGAGGCAAAATAAAATGAAAACATTGTATTTAGATTGTGGTATGGGTGCAGCGGGCGATATGTTGACGGCTGCTTTGCTTGAACTTCTACCCGACAGAAATGCGTTCCTTGCTGAATTGAATAACATAGGCATACCCGATGTCATAGTGACCAGTGAGGTATCCACGAAATGTGGAATTCAAGGCACACATATTACAGTAAAAGTAAATGGCGAAGAAGAAACCGAAGAAATGCATGATCATGGACACAATCATTCCCACGAGCATGGTCATGAGCATACGCACGAGCATAGCCATAACCATACACATGAGCACTCTAATGACGCTGCTCATACACACCACCACAGCGGTATGCATGAAATAGAGCATATCGTCAGTAATTTGCGAGTATCAGAAAAAGTGAAAAAGGATATTTTGGAGGTATATTCGCTTATTGCAGAAGCCGAGAGTAACGCTCGCGGTGTTCCTGTCACAGAAATTCATTTTCATGAAGTTGGAACAATGGATGCGGTCACAGATATAACAGCTGTCTGTATGCTTATTGACCGTCTTTCTCCCGAGCAAATTTTGGCTTCTCCTGTTCATGTAGGCAGTGGTCACGTAAAGTGTGCACACGGAATTCTTCCTGTTCCTGCTCCTGCGACAGCATATATATTACGTGATGTCCCAATCTATGGCGGTGGAATTAAAAGTGAATTATGCACGCCTACCGGAGCTGCATTATTGAAACACTTTATTACAAAGTTCGGAGAAATGCCGGTTATGAGAACGGCAGCAATCAGTTACGGAATGGGTAAGAAAGATTTTACTGCAGCAAACTGTGTTCGGGCAATACTTGGGACATCGGAAGATTCAGGTGACACAATTACTGAACTCTGTTGTAATCTGGATGACATGACTGCGGAAGCGATAGGCTTTGCTGAAAAACTATTCTTTGAAGCAGGAGCATTGGACGTATATACAATTCCTGTTCAAATGAAAAAATCACGTCCTGGAATTCTGCTCTCGGTTATGTGCCATGAAAAGGACAAAGAGCTTATTCTTCGCTTGATCTTCAAGCATACCACTACATTGGGTGTGCGTGAGAACATCAGCCGCCGCTATACACTTTCCCGTTCAATTGTGTCGGTACCAACAAAATACGCAAATGTACGCAAAAAGGTTGCTGCCGGATATGGTGTAACAAAAGAAAAATATGAGTTTGATGATATTGCTCATATTGCAAGAGAAAATGAAATGAATCTTTTTGATGTATCTGAGCAAATCAAAAAACAGGAGAATTAATTATGGAAGTATCAAAATATGCTTCTATTGAAAGTCAACTTGGAAATGCCCCCTGCTTCTGTGAGGATACAGAAGAAATGTTTTGGCTGCGGGAGTCAGATGACTACAAAAGTCGAGTGCGGCTTGGAAATCTGCTTTCAAAGCAGTACCGTTTTAGAGAAGCAATAGATGCATATCATTCCGCAGAAATGATTCGTTCCGATGATCCATTGTTGTATGTTTCTATAGGTGGAGCGTATTTAACCTTGCGTCGATTTGATGAAGCGAAAAAGGCGTATGACAGAAGTTTTGTGCTTAGCGGAAATGAAAAGGCCGTTGCATACCCTATGGGTATATGGCTTTATCTGCAGGGAAACTATAAAGGCGCAGCAGAAATGATTAAAAAAGTTTTGCCCTGCACAGATGAGATGAAAATTGCAATCATCTATTGGAACGCCATTTGCTGTATGCGTGAAATATGTCAGATGATCTACTGGCAACATATAATGAAAATATGCAGGTCGGACATCATACGGCATATAAATTAGCGGTAGAAGTGTTTCTTGGTAAAATATCGGTTGAGGAAGCACTTCTACAATCTGAAAAGGATGCAGATGACTTGAATGCGGTCGTTGCTATGTATGGCATTTCAGTTTATCTTGAACATCGTGGTAACAAGACTGATGCAGATAAAGTTATGAAGGCATTGCTCGAACGAGATTCCATATGGCCATGTATTCCGTATCTTGCTGCGTGGAGTGACAAGCAAATGGCAGAGTAACGCAGCATCTGTAAAAAAAGCAAGTGTCCAGAGGGATGCAATCCCTTTGGCTCTGGGTTTCCAATAGGGGCGAGTAGCATCCCTGTTGGCACACGATTTTGCTTGCAAAGTCTAGTGTGTTATACCTTTTGCGACCGCTGACGCTTGAAAGGGGCTGCCGCCATACCGGGCAGGATATTTCAAGTGGCAGCAGAATGGGCGGATTTTGAGGATGAGCAATCCGAAATATCCGTCTGTTCGGGTGTAGTTGTCACAGAAAATCTTGGAGCACAGCGGAGAGATTTTGTGGGGCAACGGGGTCGCAAGAGGTATATAAAAACCCGCCGCAGCGACGCATCCCCGTTCCTCCGTTTCTCTCGTTTGCTCTCGTCACAGTTCCAGCACCATCGTCAATTTCTTCGGCAACTCGCCAAAAGGAATTTTCAAAATATGGCGGATGGCAGCTTTGGCAAAAACTTTCGTCTTACAAAAATCACCGTCAGCCAAATTTACAATTTCCGCACTCTCGCTTGGAAAGTCAAATTGTATTTTGCCCCATTCATCGTCCTCGTTGCTATACCGATGTATAGCTTTGTACTCGTAAGCGGTGAGGGCGATTTTTTTGTTTTTCTCAGTTAGCTTCAATTCTACAAGACCCAGAACACCGGCATCCACCAGAAGTCTCGTCAGCTTCTCCACGGTTTTCTTATAGAATTTTTCTGCACCGCTGGTGGTGCTATACTCATAGTCGGTTGCCATCTTTTCAAAAGAAGCTCGTTCCGCCCATGAGTCGACACGCCCGCATCTCATGCAGATGGCATTTCGCATTTCAAGGAAATCCTGCTCCTGGTAATTGAGTTTATGAAAGGCTGCTTGTACCGCATCTGCTCTGATGCCATTCCACAGGATCTCGGCATAATTCCAACTATCGTCACGGGTAACGTCCTCACCGGTTTCTTCGCCGTCCTCGTCCTGCATGGTGGAATAGAATGGCACACGACTTCGGTTTTGCCTTGCCAGCGTCAGATATTCGGCTGCAGTTTCCTCGGTGCAATTCTGCTCGGCGGCGTATTGGGTAATGACTTCCTTGGTGGTCTTGCCGGAATTGTTGTAAAGCCACGCACTGCCACGGGCGGCTTTGTATTCATCCAACGATTTGAATGAGCCTGTTTCTTCATAACGGCGACAATCCAAAAGTGTGTTGCCTATGAAGTGATGGGCATAGGTTAGGAAATCCGCCCCCTTGTCGGGATCGTAATTCTGCAAACATTCCAAGAGCGCAAGCACGACGCTGAGCTTGTAATCCATAAAGCGCAATGGGTCATATCGGTCGATGCCCTCGGTCAGCAGAAAACGGTACACTCGCTTGTTCAGCCTCGGCTCGTAGTGATGCAGAAAGTATGTAAAGTAGATCGGGTCATTTTCACGGATAGCGGAAACGATGTAATCATTGATGCTCTCCACCATGGGCGGCACAGGATCAAGACGGAAGATGCGCCCTGCCTGCCGCATGGTCATGGCTCCCTCGGGTACAGCGAATTTTGCTGTGCTGGCATATTCATCGGTATTCCAGAAGCGTTCTTCTGACATCAGCGGCGCACCTCCTCTCTGAAAATCAGTGTGTAAAAAAATCTTTAGAAAGCTGGAATTTTCACTTGCTCTCAAACCTCTTTTTCAAGGTTTCGTAATGATTTTTGTTGGACTTATCTCCGTTATTATCGGGGAATAAGCAGTACGGAAAACTGTCCGTTTCTCTGTGCTTAATGACACATTGGCAGCATTTTCCGTGGTTGGGGCAGGTCAGTTTGGGACAGATGCACTCCTTGACGTTCGGACATTCACTCATAGATATTTTCTCAAAAGGGTTTCAACCTCGGCTGATTTCAGTACCTTGCCGAACACAGCAACTTTTTCATTTACCACGATTGCGGGCATAGACATTACACCATAAGCCATTACTTTTTCCATATCGGTTACATACTCAACCTCAACAGACAAGCCCATATTGGCAACTGCGGTCTTTGCATTTTCGTATTGGTCGTGGCAGGATTTACAGCCTGCACCTAAAACCTTGATACAGCAAATACCCTCAACGGCTTCACCGTAGCAAGAGTTTGTGTTTTCAACGGGTTCCTGTGCTTCACAACTGCAGGAGCAACAACAGGATTTCTTTTCTTCCTTTTTCTTTCCAAAATTAAATAGTGCCATAATGACAACCTCCTATATTTTTATAAAATTAAGCCTTGAATCGCATTAAAGAAATAGCCAACGATAATAATTCCGGCAGCGCAGATGCCGATAAAGATACCGAGCAGTTTCGGCTTGATTGCCTTTTTCAGCATAATCATTGACGGGATGGACAATGTTGTGACACCCATCATAAAAGCAAGGACAACACCGAGATTTGCGCCCTTTGCCAAGAGTGCTTCTGCAATCGGGATTGTACCGAAGATGTCAGCGTACATCGGGATACCGACAATGGTTGCAATAATAACACCAAAAGGATTGCCTGTGCCGAGAATTTTGACTATCAAATCTTCGGGTATCCAGTTATGGATAAATGCACCGATCCAGAAGAGCGAAAACAACCGTTTCAGCCGAGCAGACCTTGAAAGCAAACTGCTAATGGTGGATGACGACATGGACATGAGCGCCTTCGTCTATGAAGCTTAAGAATGCTGGTGTGGATGGATATCCTCTGTCCATGACAACTAAATATGGATATCTGTCACCTATAGTATCCTTTATTCCCTTTAGCTGTTCCTGGGCTACTCGCATTTCATCAAATTTAACAGTATTAATACTACTTTCCAGTATAAAGCGATTGAGAACATCATAAATACATCCTAATCCAATCTGAGCACATGGTTTTCCTCCCCTTACCGAAGCACTGCCATATTTTTCTACAGTTTCGTTAGTGGTTGGAATATTTATATCTGATCCATCGGCCGCAAGAACTAAAAAGCCTTTGTAGGTATATGGCTCGATTTCTAAATCTTGATAAAAGTTTTTATTGTGCTCTTGATAAAGATACTTAAAGGCGTCTGGATTGGATGAGAAAGGAAAAACGCTGATTTCAGCAAAGGGAAAGACGGTTTTGAAGCCCTCTTATAGTGTGTTGCAGGATGATTTTTTCCATGCGATGCGTGCTGCCGGATACACCGATGTGGAACGTGGGGAGCGTGGCAGTACCGAGGAGCATTTGACCGTGACACAGTTTAAGGTAGCACAGGAGCAACAGCGATTGGAAGATATCACTGCACAGGTGGAGAAATCCCAGCAGACATTAGCAAAAGCGGATGCCGCCAAAGAGAAAAAAGAAAAAGAATTATCGGCTCTTGAAGAAAAGACTAAGGTAGCAAAGCAAGAAGCCTTGATAATCATGGAAATTGAATCCATGGGAAAGAAAACACTTACCGGAAATATTACTATGACACAGGCGGAGTGCCGCACACTAAAAGAGTATGCAGTCAGTAGCTTTGCAGAAAAAGCAGAGAAACTGAAATACAAGCAACAATATGAGCAGGCAACAAAAGAAGCCCATATTTGGAAAAAGAAATATATCAATCTGAAAGAAAAAGCCCAGCCTTATCTGGATGCACTGGAAATTGCATCGGAAAAGGTTCGGGCTTTTCTTTCTGTCATCCTCGCAAGAGGAAAAATGGAACCTGAAAGAAAACAGCCAACCCATAGTCGTAAAAGAGATATGGAAATTTAATGGAGGAATTGCCTATTGAGTAAATATTATGATGATGCAAGATATAATGCGGCATTTGACCGTTGTGTGGATGTAATGACCCGATTGATTCAGAAATACGGTCATCAGGTCTTAGAGGAAGAGGATGTTCAGACAATGACAGAGCATCAGGGAGAGGAGAAGCAGTCGATTATTGATAAGGCTGCTTAAAAGTTGGATTACACGTTGCGTATTTACAAAAAGCCATGCTATAATGAATACGCAACGTGGTATTTTTTTCGTTGTGGGGAATTTGACGAAACTAATTATTAAAAAAATTAACCTAAATTGGAGGTATATTTTATGAATACGATGGATAATATCGAGCTTATTAAACAAGCGTACTCTCTTATAAAGAATGAATACACTTTTCATAAAAGTACGATGTATTTACAAAATTCGATTTGGGATGGAGTATCTGGAGATGACCATCTCAAATTAGATTATAAGTTAAAAGCTATTCGACAGGATTTTGCTAAAATATTGGTTATAATGAACTCCATCAATACAACATATTTGAAATATCAGCAGGATGAATTTGATGCATCTTATTTTTCGATGATGAGTGAGCAAGCAACAGAAGAATTAGGGTGCTTTATTGAATACTTATTTGCAAAATATCGTGTTTTATTAGAATATATTCAGCAAATTATGGAAATTTGTATTCCACCTCAATTCAATGATACTCAGAAAAATGAGTATATCAAGCTAAAGAAAGCCCACACTAAATATAAATTTTTGTTAAAATATGTAGCTGAAAATATTGAAGATTCAAGTGGTGTGTTAAATATGGAGTGGTTTCAAAATATTCGGATAGATAGAGATTTTATAATTCATGATGGTGCTACTTGCCTTGTTTTTGGGGATAAAGAGAATTTATTATTTAAGGTCATGACTACAGACGCATTGGATAAAGAAGATGTCGAACCTGACATGTTTTATTTAAATGCTAACGGATTAATTTACTATGTACGTTATTGGGGTCTGCAGATTTCGAAATTAATTATTTTTGCTGAAATGATAATGCAATTTTTAATCAAAATTGGTAATATGCCTGTGGGTAAAAAGGAACAAATAGATTGGAGTTTGTCAAAAGGCAGAAATAGATTTATCGATAGTGACGGAACAGAACTCAATGATAAACAGGATGTTTTAGATGAAATGCTGAAAAACTTAATCAGTATGGAAATTTTGTCCTGAAATTCGAATTTACAGGATATAGGAAAAGGAAACATTTAAGCAAGTATAAGACTCTCCCATAAGGAGGAAATGTAGGAGAAAAATGGATTGCAAAACGAAAATTAAAGAATTAAGAGAATTGACGGGTATGAACCGTAAAGAATTTTGTGAATATTTTCAGATTCCGTATAGAACGGTCACAGAGTGGGAATTGGATAATCGTCATGCACCAGAATATGTCTTACGGTTGTTAGAATATTATATCCACATGGAAAATATTACAAAGAAATCAAAAGAGGAAATAGAAAAAGAGGATATTTGAAATACATAATGAGGAGGATGAAATGGCTAAGAAAACGGTAAAGGAAACGATTCATGCCAAAGGAATAGACATTGGCATTTATACATCTGATTTTCAAAATGAATACATTTCATTGACGGATATTGCAAAATATCGTAATGAAGATGACCCTCGTTTTGTAATTCAGAACTGGATGCGTAATCGAAATACAGTTGAATTTCTTGCAGTATGGGAAGAATTACACAATCCGGATTTTAACCGTGTGCAATTCGAGGCGGTTAGAAGTGAAGCAGGGTTAAATCGCTTTGTTATGACACCTACAAAATGGATTGAAACAACAAATGCTATAGGAATTGTATCGAAAGCAGGACGTTATGGTGGTACATATGCTCATAGTGATATAGCAATGGCTTTTGCAACATGGATTTCACCAGAGTTTCAGTTGTATATTATGAAGGACTATCGGCGACTGAAAGAAGATGAAAATAGCCGTTTGTCATTGAATTGGAATCTTAATCGTGAAATTGCAAAAATTAACTATCGTATTCATACAGATGCCATAAAGGAAAATTTGGTTCCACCAGAGCTTACACCAGAACAGATTTCTTATACCTATGCCAGTGAAGCTGATTTGCTGAATGTGGCATTGTTTGGTAAAAGAGCAAAGCAATGGCGTAACGAGAATCCGGAAAAGAAAGGTAATATTCGTGACGAAGCAAACTTGAATCAGTTATTAGTATTGGCAAATATGGAAAGTTATAATGCTATTCTGATTGAACAGGGAAAAATACAATCAGAAAGATTGATTCTTTTGAGAGAATTGGCGATTAAGCAGATGCAGACCTTGTCAGCAATCAATAATACAGCATTGGCAAGATTACCGGGAGGAGATGTGGATTGAAAAGAAATGTAAAATGTTATATTTATACCCGTGTTTCTACTGCTGTACAAGTAGATGGATACAGTTTAGATGCCCAACGTGATAAGCTACGGAAGTATGCTGCATACGAAGATATGATTGTTGCCGAAGAGTATTCTGACGAAGGCTTTTCTGGAAAGAATATTCAAGGGCGACAGGAGTTCCAGAGGATGTTAAATGACATTCAGGAGAATAAAGATGGTGTTTCCTATGTTCTTGTATTTAAGCTCTCCCGATTTGGTAGAAATGCGGCAGATGTTCTAAATTCTTTACAGCTTATGCAGGATTTTGGAGTGAATCTGATATGTGTGGAAGATGGTATTGATAGTTCAAAGGATGCCGGAAAATTGATGATTTCCGTATTATCCGCTGTTGCAGAAATTGAGCGAGAGAACATTCGTACTCAAACCATGGCAGGTAGGGCAAAAGGCTCGTGAAGGGAAATGGAACGGTGGTTTTGCCCCTTATGGCTATAAGTTGGAGAATGGAAATCTTGTCATTGCAGAAGATGAAGTAGAAGTTATCCGAGTGATTTATGACCGTTATATCCATACAAATGAAGGTGTTGCAGGAGTTGCAAAGTATCTGAATCGTAACGGTTATATAAAGAAACTGAGACAGAATAACACCATACCCGGATTTTCAAGCAATTTTGTAAAGGATGTGTTGGACAATCCTATTTATATGGGGAAAATAGCTTATGGCAGACGAAGAACCGAAAAGAAGCAAGGAACACGAAACGAGATGCACGTAGTAGAGCAATCGGAGTTCAATGTTTATGAGGGGCAGCATGAAGTTATTATATCCGAGGAAGATTGGGCATTGGCACAGGAGAAGCGAAAACGCAATGCTTTCAAAAGGGAAAAGGTCAATAACCCAGACCACGCACATATTTTGTCGGGTATCTTAAAATGTCCTTGTTGTGGTAAAAACTTGTATGGTAATATCGCCAAGGCTCATAGTAAAGACAATAAAACAAGATATTATTACTATTGCAAGAATACAGTCACACCAACAGGGCATGAGTGTAGTTTCCGATTAAACATTGAGCAGACAGAAATCAATAAAATGGTAGCAAAGATTATTTCTGCTATGGTAAATAAGCCACGATTTGTAGAAGCTATCAAAGCGAAGATTGGAACGGCTGTTGATACGGTAGACATGGAAAAGCAGCTTGATGTTTTGAAAGGGCAATTAAAGCAGGCATTTGGAACAAAAAGCCGAATAGAGTGTCAGATGGATACCTTGGATATTAACGATGCTCATTACGATAGAAAAATTTTAGACTTGCAGAGACGTTATGATGAACAGTATGATACCATAGAGGAAATCGAAGGGCAGATTGGAGAACTGCAAGGACAGATTCGCAGTATTCAGCAGGAAAAAATATCCGGCGATAATATCTATCAGCTTTTATTGGCATTTGATGAAATCTATGATTCTGCAACAGAGGTAGAGCAAAAAGAATTTATGAAAGCCTTTATTGAGCGAATTGATATATTCCCGGAAAAGAGGAAAGATGGCTGTTGGATAAAGAATATCGTATTCAATTTTCCTGTTCCGGTTGATGGGAAAGAAGTAAAAGAACTTCCCTTGGAATACGAAACAACTGTCGAGACGATCTGCTTACTGTCGAGAAAGGCCCGATAAATCAAAGGATTTCGCTATTATGGGAATAAAATAGATGTGTATTTCTGTTTCCGAAGAGTGATGATATAACAGAAGGTTTACCCCAGGGGATAGGCTTTGGGGAATATCCAAAAGCATGTTCCTATTATGGACGGTATATCATAAATGTAGTAAACTAAACTTACCAGAAAACAGAATTTCGGAGGAATAGCGGTGGGGAAAAAGACGGAACAGTCTCAAAAAGTATATAATGAGATGGCGTGGGAATATGATTCTGCCCCGGAGGGCAGATACACAAGACCCCATAAAGAAGAAATTATTAAAAAGGCAGCGCTCAGGGATGGAGATAATATTCTGGACGTTGCCTGCGGAAATGGATATTTGCTTGGAGAGCTTTCCAAAAAGGCGAGAGTCAATGCTTTTGGCGTAGATATTTCTGAAAATATGATTGCCTCTGCCAGAGAAAGATACCCGGCATGTACATTTACGGCGAGTTACTGTATTCCTCTCAGTTTTGAAAATGAGAGTATGGATGTCATAACGGTGTCTTGTGCATTTCATCACTTTGAAACACCCCAGGTCTTTGCCAATGAATGTATGCGGGTATTGAAGAAGAATGGAAAAGTCCTTATTGCTGAACCATTTTTTTCTCCAGTGGTGCGTTGGCTTGCCAACACGGTAGTATTTCCATTTTCCAAAACAGGTGATGTGAGGGTGTATAGCCAAAAGGAACTTCAATTATTTTTTGAATCGGCTGGATTTACTGATATTGAATCGTACACAACAGGTACAGTGTTATTTTTTTCAGCAAGAAAATAAATAACAATTCGCTGGATTGTAAAGAGATAATAGGAGCTGATTGCAAATGAAGATGCCAGAAAAGATAGAGCCTGTCATGTTTGCCCCCTGTGGGATGAACTGCCTGGTTTGTTATAAGCATTGTTATCATAGAAAGCCATGCGCAGGCTGCCTGAAAAGTGACCAGGGAAAACCAGAGCATTGCCGGAAATGCAAGATTAAAGATTGCGTGGCAAAGCGGCAGATTACATATTGTTTTGAATGCCCTGAATATCCCTGTAAGCAGATAAAGCGGTTGGAAAAAAGTTATAATATCCGCTA carries:
- a CDS encoding ATP-binding protein gives rise to the protein MADIEKSIAACCKQLKLSTNFAGQAFEQKGDTPQEYLLNLLTNEIEYRTAKRKSKFLNTAGFPRRYRVEEFRADEIDFPEDVSFQSLLDLEFYHTGKNVIMYGGTGTGKTMLSILIGMSACNQEIPVRFYRTAGLINLFSESQSSGKLTALKKKLNSARILILDEFGYVPYDRTGSQLLFDYLSEIHEQKSVILNTNLEFSQWVNVLYDQRMTTALIGRLTHHVELILFPGINNRLRESSINATLSRISSQEAGNNG
- the larC gene encoding nickel pincer cofactor biosynthesis protein LarC, producing MKTLYLDCGMGAAGDMLTAALLELLPDRNAFLAELNNIGIPDVIVTSEVSTKCGIQGTHITVKVNGEEETEEMHDHGHNHSHEHGHEHTHEHSHNHTHEHSNDAAHTHHHSGMHEIEHIVSNLRVSEKVKKDILEVYSLIAEAESNARGVPVTEIHFHEVGTMDAVTDITAVCMLIDRLSPEQILASPVHVGSGHVKCAHGILPVPAPATAYILRDVPIYGGGIKSELCTPTGAALLKHFITKFGEMPVMRTAAISYGMGKKDFTAANCVRAILGTSEDSGDTITELCCNLDDMTAEAIGFAEKLFFEAGALDVYTIPVQMKKSRPGILLSVMCHEKDKELILRLIFKHTTTLGVRENISRRYTLSRSIVSVPTKYANVRKKVAAGYGVTKEKYEFDDIAHIARENEMNLFDVSEQIKKQEN
- a CDS encoding tetratricopeptide repeat protein, whose protein sequence is MEVSKYASIESQLGNAPCFCEDTEEMFWLRESDDYKSRVRLGNLLSKQYRFREAIDAYHSAEMIRSDDPLLYVSIGGAYLTLRRFDEAKKAYDRSFVLSGNEKAVAYPMGIWLYLQGNYKGAAEMIKKVLPCTDEMKIAIIYWNAICCMREICQMIYWQHIMKICRSDIIRHIN
- a CDS encoding thioredoxin family protein, whose translation is MALFNFGKKKEEKKSCCCSCSCEAQEPVENTNSCYGEAVEGICCIKVLGAGCKSCHDQYENAKTAVANMGLSVEVEYVTDMEKVMAYGVMSMPAIVVNEKVAVFGKVLKSAEVETLLRKYL
- a CDS encoding transposase, whose amino-acid sequence is MSVFPFSSNPDAFKYLYQEHNKNFYQDLEIEPYTYKGFLVLAADGSDINIPTTNETVEKYGSASVRGGKPCAQIGLGCIYDVLNRFILESSINTVKFDEMRVAQEQLKGIKDTIGDRYPYLVVMDRGYPSTPAFLSFIDEGAHVHVVIHH
- a CDS encoding helix-turn-helix domain-containing protein, translated to MDCKTKIKELRELTGMNRKEFCEYFQIPYRTVTEWELDNRHAPEYVLRLLEYYIHMENITKKSKEEIEKEDI
- a CDS encoding KilA-N domain-containing protein, whose amino-acid sequence is MAKKTVKETIHAKGIDIGIYTSDFQNEYISLTDIAKYRNEDDPRFVIQNWMRNRNTVEFLAVWEELHNPDFNRVQFEAVRSEAGLNRFVMTPTKWIETTNAIGIVSKAGRYGGTYAHSDIAMAFATWISPEFQLYIMKDYRRLKEDENSRLSLNWNLNREIAKINYRIHTDAIKENLVPPELTPEQISYTYASEADLLNVALFGKRAKQWRNENPEKKGNIRDEANLNQLLVLANMESYNAILIEQGKIQSERLILLRELAIKQMQTLSAINNTALARLPGGDVD
- a CDS encoding class I SAM-dependent methyltransferase is translated as MAWEYDSAPEGRYTRPHKEEIIKKAALRDGDNILDVACGNGYLLGELSKKARVNAFGVDISENMIASARERYPACTFTASYCIPLSFENESMDVITVSCAFHHFETPQVFANECMRVLKKNGKVLIAEPFFSPVVRWLANTVVFPFSKTGDVRVYSQKELQLFFESAGFTDIESYTTGTVLFFSARK
- a CDS encoding DUF3795 domain-containing protein, whose translation is MKMPEKIEPVMFAPCGMNCLVCYKHCYHRKPCAGCLKSDQGKPEHCRKCKIKDCVAKRQITYCFECPEYPCKQIKRLEKSYNIRYHASLMGNSQMVKEQGMAGFLARQKEKYTCLECGGIISIHDAECSECQYKLSDK